A region from the Dysidea avara chromosome 15, odDysAvar1.4, whole genome shotgun sequence genome encodes:
- the LOC136246105 gene encoding putative cysteine protease YraA: MSKKIAILVEFNYEDLEVWYPLLRFREEGMITCTVGPEQGKDYLSKKGYPCKADRSIDSVKAEEFDALIIPGGFAPDYWRRDKRFVDLVTEMYQSGKPTAAICHGPWMFCSAKILAGKKATCFYSIKDDLTNAGAIYEDKEVVVDGNMITSRTPQDLPQFCKAILAQLKQ; encoded by the exons ATGTCGAAGAAAATAGCGATATTGGTGGAGTTCAACTACGAGGACCTGGAG GTCTGGTATCCGTTGCTGCGCTTTCGTGAGGAAGGGATGATCACGTGCACGGTTGGTCCGGAGCAAGGGAAGGATTATCTTTCAAAGAAAGGCTACCCCTGTAAGGCGGATCggagtattgacagtgttaAAGCTGAG GAGTTTGATGCATTGATCATTCCTGGAGGGTTTGCTCCTGATTACTGGAGGAGGGACAAGAGATTTGTTGACCTGGTAACAGAAATGTATCAATCAG GCAAGCCAACTGCTGCAATATGTCATGGACCATGGATGTTTTGTTCTGCTAAGATCTTGGCTGGGAAGAAAGCAACTTGTTTCTATTCTATCAAGGATGACCTGACCAATGCAGG GGCAATTTATGAAGACAAAGAAGTGGTTGTTGATGGCAACATG ATCACATCCCGAACACCACAGGACCTGCCACAGTTCTGTAAGGCCATCTTGGCTCAACTGAAACAGTAA
- the LOC136246104 gene encoding BTB/POZ domain-containing protein 9-like, whose protein sequence is MAEGGPCTRASRIGCSAIRDVDAVHGIVAKQSHKRVDHSHHVSNNLLALLRGGINSDVTFLVGGKVFAAHRIILASQCEYFRLLLFGNMVEANPGAEIEVKDATPESFHFLLEYLYCGRLDLASLAEHTVLELLALSDKYNLTDLLKSICTYLGGIINISNICQILTYADMHQLDKLQKKCLTFIDNNAIDVMMSDSFCSLPQSLLVTILQRDSFFAHEMSIFRGCIKWAEANNRSPSDMAAVLKGIRLYRFSFDDIFNVVRPKTLFGADELLEAIRIKHQGCYDEIKERGVLTPDQNMAIPELGAQVVEGTCPSYALNKDGKCYTFHGFEHNEGITIELGELTIINHIRMTLYDRNEECYPYQIFVSRDRQHWDMVVDYSTYLCRAEQLIFFPEAIVKFIRIIGLLTTSLKCVGVLSEGDPFKLVSFECYYSDPYMEVMNNSLLVPTKSVVNITCQEDLFVGFYDGEFVYHFIDDGGFIMFQLNQPYLVSSMRFRIYPNDEGYSQKCTFDYQVQVADVYLNEEDYWEVVADVCDAKMGSWQHITFDQRVVCWILISGISCSDQIENNEFRISNIECPTAPLDGNKES, encoded by the coding sequence ATGGCGGAAGGAGGACCTTGTACTCGAGCCAGCAGAATAGGCTGTAGCGCTATTCGTGATGTGGATGCTGTACATGGTATTGTAGCTAAACAGTCTCACAAGAGGGTGGACCACTCTCATCACGTGTCCAATAACCTCCTGGCCCTACTGAGGGGCGGAATCAACAGTGATGTCACATTCCTGGTTGGTGGGAAAGTGTTTGCAGCACACCGGATCATCCTGGCCTCTCAGTGTGAGTATTTCAGGCTACTCCTGTTTGGTAACATGGTGGAAGCTAATCCTGGAGCGGAAATTGAGGTGAAAGACGCTACACCTGAGAGTTTCCATTTCTTGTTAGAGTACCTTTACTGTGGTAGACTGGACCTAGCCAGCCTGGCTGAACACACTGTGTTGGAGCTACTGGCCCTGTCTGACAAGTATAATCTGACAGACCTGTTGAAGAGCATTTGTACCTACCTTGGGGGCATCATAAACATCTCCAACATATGTCAGATACTAACGTACGCTGATATGCACCAACTAGATAAACTACAGAAAAAATGTCTGACATTTATTGACAACAATGCCATTGATGTGATGATGAGTGATTCATTTTGTTCACTACCTCAGTCACTTTTAGTCACCATATTACAGAGAGACTCATTCTTTGCCCATGAGATGAGCATTTTTAGAGGTTGTATCAAGTGGGCTGAGGCTAACAATAGGTCACCCTCTGACATGGCTGCCGTCCTCAAGGGTATTCGTTTGTACAGGTTTAGTTTTGATGATATCTTCAACGTGGTACGTCCCAAGACGTTATTTGGTGCTGACGAATTGCTAGAGGCTATCCGCATCAAACATCAAGGTTGTTATGATGAGATCAAAGAGAGGGGTGTGTTGACACCAGATCAAAACATGGCCATCCCAGAATTGGGGGCACAAGTGGTAGAAGGTACTTGTCCTTCATATGCCCTCAACAAAGACGGCAAGTGCTACACATTTCATGGGTTTGAACACAACGAAGGTATCACTATTGAACTGGGAGAGCTTACTATCATCAATCACATACGAATGACTTTGTATGACAGAAATGAAGAGTGCTACCCATATCAAATATTTGTGTCCCGCGATCGCCAACACTGGGATATGGTTGTTGACTATTCCACTTACTTGTGCCGAGCAGAACAACTGATTTTCTTTCCCGAAGCGATTGTGAAGTTCATCAGGATCATTGGATTATTAACAACAAGCTTGAAGTGTGTGGGTGTACTTAGTGAAGGTGACCCATTTAAGCTGGTGTCCTTTGAATGTTACTACAGTGATCCTTATATGGAGGTGATGAACAACTCCTTATTAGTGCCCACCAAAAGTGTTGTCAACATCACATGCCAAGAGGACTTGTTTGTTGGTTTCTATGACGGTGAGTTTGTGTACCATTTCATCGATGACGGAGGATTTATAATGTTCCAACTTAACCAACCATACCTGGTCTCCAGCATGAGATTTAGAATATACCCAAATGATGAGGGTTACTCACAGAAATGTACCTTTGATTATCAAGTTCAAGTAGCTGATGTGTATCTCAATGAAGAAGACTACTGGGAAGTTGTTGCTGATGTTTGTGACGCTAAAATGGGTTCCTGGCAACATATAACATTTGACCAACGTGTTGTCTGCTGGATACTGATATCAGGGATCTCCTGCTCTGATCAGATTGAGAATAATGAATTCCgtatatcaaatattgaatgTCCTACAGCCCCTCTTGATGGGAACAAAGAATCATGA